GAGTTGAAGAATTCTGTTCCATTGTCTGACCTTACTATCTTGATGATACATCCAAATTGATTCTTTATCAAAGTAAAGAAATTCCTTATAGCTACTATAGTTTCAGACTTGAGCTGTAACAAATGTATCCAAGTATATCTGCTGTAATCATCAACAACTGTAAGAAAGTAGTATTTCTTATCAAATGTGGGAACCTTGTATGGTCCCCAAAGATCCATGTGTACAAGTTCAAAGCACTTAAAGGTTTTTGAAACACTAATAGGAAATGAACTCCTAGTTTGCTTAGCTAATGGACAGACTGAACAACTAGTAAGCAAATCAGTGTTTTTATCATGTAACAGATTTAAACCATGTAGTACTTGGTTTGATGGATGTCCAAGCCTTCTATGCCACAACTCACAGTCTTGTAATGATACTTCTGCAACCATTCTTTGAGGATTTTGAGCTTCACATCTGTCCTTCATGCTAGAATCATTTCTGAATATGTATAAGCTCCCTTCTTCCTTACCAATCCCCTTCACCCTGCCACTGTAAAGATCCTGAAATATACAGAACTCAGGGTAAAAGGTGACAAAACAAGATAGCTCCCTAGTTAACTGTGACACAGACAATAGATTGAACTTGAATTCAGGTACACACAACACATCTTTGATTACTTCATTGTTAAACAAATGTGTGTCTCCTATGTGTGTTATAGAAGCCTTGTCACCTGTAGGTAAGTTCACCTTGTCTTGATGAGAACCAGCCATACACTTACTATTTTTTAGTAAATGCTCATTTGCTGTGATATGATGAGAAGCACCAGAGTCTATTATCCAACAATGAGAGGCAATATTAGCTGAAAAACAATTTGCCATACCTGTCATGTTGACCTGTTTCACTTCTTTTTTATCCTTTCCCAACATATCCATTATTTGCTTGTATTCTCCATCAGTAAATGCATGTCCTCTAGCCACAAAAGCATTGTTTACTTCATGATGACTAGTAGAAGCTTCTCCAGAGTTCTCTTTGCTTACATTGTTGGCCTCTCCAACATAGTTATGACCATTTCCTCCATATGAAGAATTCATTTGGCCTGACCTTGAGTTAAATCCAGACCTTTTTCTGTGTTTCCAATCTGCTGGATAGCCAATTAATCTGTAACAATTCTCTTTAGTGTGCCCTGTGTATTGACAATGTTCACATCTCCTTCCCTTATTGTTCTGATTTccttgattataattgtttccTTTGTTAACACTCATAGCAACTACATCAGAAACTTTATTAGAAATGGACACACAAGCAGTTTGTTGTTGTAGTTCATCTTCTATAATCATAGCATAAGCTTGATTAATTGTAGGAGTAACACCTTTAAGCAGAATCTGTCTCTTAGCCTGTTCATACGATTCATTCAAACCACTAAGAAACTGAATCAATCTGAGCTGGTACAGATGATCAGCATACTCTTTGGACTTTGGGCAAGCACAACTAGGAGATGGTACAAGTGCATCATATTCCCCCCACAGGTTTTTTAGTTTAGTGTAATATGATGAAACAGATTCAGTACCTTGTGAGAGTGTGTTGATTTCTCTGTGCAATTGGTAGATCCTCATTCGATTGCCTTTGTCAAACCTCTCCTTCAAGTCTTGCCAAACTGTAAAAGCACTAGTAGCATACACTATTCCATTTAACAAATCTTCATTAACTGAATTCATCAACCATGATAATACGATTGCATTACATGTCTCCCATTGCTCATGTAACTCATCTCTATACAAAGCCTTGCTACAAGCTCCTGTAACAAATCCAATTTTCCTCTTTCCTGTCAAAGCAATCTTCATCGATCTACTCCACACTCCATAGTTTTCAGGCCCTGTGAGTTTGATTGGAATCAAAACTGCACTTGAAGCATCTGATGGTCCTATGTAAAGAGGATCATTTGGATCGATTCTTCCTATAGCCATTGTTGTCTTCTTTGCAGCTTATATGATCACTATCTACtgctgctctgataccatgaaaaAACTCTATCTGGAAGCTTGAAATTGCTTCATTGATGCTTCTAAGAACAAGTcgattgaaaaagaagaagaattgaagaagaaggaatgtTATTCTAGTGAAAACTGTTCCCATACAGATGCTGCAAATGGTGTATATATACACAGAAATGCAGTAACAACCTCTATCTTCCACTCACACTTtccacacacatacacatacacacacactaaCTAACAGAATGCAATCCTAACTAACCACGTGAACATGCTAACAAACTAATTGAATTAACTGAAAATGGGAAAGTTAACATTAGTTGTGaaaaaatcatgacaaaaaCGTAACAAAAAAAAGCAGTCAATCGTAACAAAATAGCTAGTGcgataattaaaattaaagatataattaaatagtaaCAAAAATCTAAGGACaagaattataaaaagaaatactatAGCATTATGATACTACTCATGTCCTTTATAACCTCATATTTAAGAATTTATCGTGTTAGTTATAAATGTGTATCATGTTTTAATTAATCGCTTCACTTTGTACTGCTTCGATCTATCtctatctattttattattcatatctGATCTTTCATGCATCTCCTCTTCATATATTCAAAACCCCGCATCTCATTTTCCACCGATGGAACGTAGGGAGTAATTGATAGTATTTATCTCCAACGTAATGACGTGTATCTTCTCGTAATGACCAACACgataagaaaaaatcaatattccTAAGCATTTTTTCCTCAACTTCAcactaattatttattacaCGACCTCTAGTTTCCTATAGAATCTACTacaacaaaatattcaaaattaactcattcatattcttcaaaaatattatcagACTCAACAACACATATTTTCGAAGAGGTTCAAATAACCAAGTACCTATATATTATCAGACTcaataatacatatttttaaagagtTCAAACAACCAAATATCTATATATTGTATATCAGACTTAACGAtacatatttttgaagaattcgaACAAGCAGACGGCAGGAAGTATTTCACCATCCATTTGTATCTTCATTTCTTTGTTGTTGCCTCTCAACTTCTCTTTCCATTCCCATCATCCTTGCCCTCAATTGGAGCTGACCTACAGCACTCAAAAACTTCAAACTTTGCAAGGGACTAAGTAACCCTACAACTCTTTCAGCTGTTCTTGTCCTTAACCTATCAGCATCCGTCACCACATTCTCCAAGGCCGTCTTCAATTGGTCTATGTCTCCATCAACCTCCTCGATATCTGTGTTTATATTGTCAGTGTATAAAAGTTGCGTTCCTAATCGACGTGCTAGATCCACCAACGGTGGTGAGGCCACACTCTCTTGGATTTGTGCCAACTCCTTCGTTAAGGACCTTTCTTGAGCCTTTGTCTCTTGTTTCAACCTGTTGAGCCTTTCAACTTGATGTTCACTCAAATCGTTTATGGAATTAGTTACCTGTCGaagatataattaaataaataaatgttgtaaTCAAAGTATCTCTCTTCATAAAACTTTTAAGTCCCTTCTTTTTATGATATAGTATCACAATTTATTAGAGCTCGTATGGATtagtttgatatattttatgtgtttttttttttttttgtgaaatagaATGACTAAAATATTATTGACTTCTTTACCAAAagattataaatttgaaaataatttttttatgaaaaaggaTGCATGATTAACGGagaagaagttaaaattttgttttggaaaaatgtattttacaaattaaataaggaacaaattatggatGGTTGAatgattcaatagaaaaatgacCTAGTTGAGATATCAcgagaaaaaaaagttaacaaatttaaaaatctatttatgtatttgaccttcttttaaaaaaatcatttataaataaCACATAAGCATACGTAATGAATCgaatatttagataaaatagTTATAAAAGTCGACTTGATTTATAGTAGATACTTCTTTACATAAGCATGTATAATGAGTCAAATTTAGATCACACAATTAAATCTcatatttaaaaagttaaaaagtgattatt
The sequence above is a segment of the Solanum lycopersicum chromosome 10, SLM_r2.1 genome. Coding sequences within it:
- the LOC101257823 gene encoding protein ZW2-like translates to MTGGSCSSHDDNFFEVFLVGWFIRQEQFQNELVVAQDTFDDQENDMRGLIHRVLAHYQQYYEEKSRMTHRNVFRVFSPTWFSPLERSFLWITGFNPGLVFNLVTNSINDLSEHQVERLNRLKQETKAQERSLTKELAQIQESVASPPLVDLARRLGTQLLYTDNINTDIEEVDGDIDQLKTALENVVTDADRLRTRTAERVVGLLSPLQSLKFLSAVGQLQLRARMMGMEREVERQQQRNEDTNGW